Proteins encoded by one window of Channa argus isolate prfri chromosome 13, Channa argus male v1.0, whole genome shotgun sequence:
- the frmd4bb gene encoding FERM domain-containing protein 4B isoform X1 — protein sequence MTEGRLCQVQLLDDRKLELLVQPKLLSYELLDLVSSHFNLKEKEFFGLAFFDDGGQRKWLQMDRRVLEHDFSKKSGPVALSFLVRFYVENITQLKDIITLELFFLNAKSAVYNGVIEVESENVFKLAANALQEAKGDYTSDENTRADLKKLPTLPTKVLKEHPSLAYCEDRVIEYYKQLKGVSRGQAIVQYLTLVESLPTYGVHYYEVKDKQGIPWWLGISYKGIGQYDLQDKLKPRKLYQWKQLENLYFREKKFAVEVNDPHRRAVTKRTFGQTGLLIHTWYASHSLIKTIWVMAISQHQFYLDRKQSKTKLGTARSVEEIAMDLTEHGGAKINRLGDAGLKNNFITASNGSLVSTGSADSEMSEEQKKEKLSELRKKEQEIQDILAKKTKELKKICLREAELTGKLPKEYPLSSGERPPHVRRRVGTAFKLDDLFPYNEDPFLRNLESRFALQQKIVEAAKKLANEPELCKTVKKKRRRNCLDAMQKLQQIEDEMNQYRIKKGKKPTQRASVIIADELIRSDCSSLSSLPLDDDDSDSVSQRPRSRSAQGSPQLSPMRSLGAEYDLERQGSLRENHNNKNHSRLAFDGEEASHYYQNKRDNSSTHSSPYKTLPRPARDPRSMPPTPVMTRNAYSSSQLRSEGSAHCFRHRSGSLESQPRLRKDTDTEKPVFILAPAHRSNSTEVLEDCSSYTSQSSLEYCGAANSQYSTLDSRTSTMHRLHRKVEVYGNTGSMPNLVQHHSGCSYSFETSAHYAPSPYYVAGYPCSDMEPYANGAYVYENEVEGHYNVNPSYQMNGYHGHDRFRHYSSDRADNLSQNPYATVRPPRSREGPRYEVLAKNMQKALVAEHLRGWYHRSRGHREGGRGMLAGCDFDSGSQLSLGYQTMPAAFSHSSRTTSFSSVSSVESTGNWRNQLAVGLTEYDTPDTPQHTHLGAHASPYNRSPTHTRFSPENKVSETMPKKSESVEVVGAEATSTDEPSHT from the exons ATGACCGAAGGCAGGCTGTGTCAAGTGCAACTGTTGGATGACAGGAAGCTAGAGCTGCTGGTTCAG CCTAAGCTGCTGTCATACGAACTCCTCGACTTGGTGTCGTCCCACTTCAACCTCAAAGAGAAAGAATTCTTTGGATTAGCCTTTTTTGATGATGG TGGTCAGCGTAAGTGGTTGCAGATGGACCGCAGAGTTCTTGAACATGACTTTTCGAAGAAGTCCGGGCCCGTTGCCCTCAGCTTCTTGGTCAG GTTTTATGTGGAAAACATAACACAGCTTAAGGACATCATAACCCTGGAGCTATTCTTCCTGAATGCAAAATCTGCTGTCTACAAT GGGGTTATTGAAGTGGAAAGCGAGAACGTCTTCAAATTAGCTGCAAATGCTTTGCAG GAGGCTAAAGGAGACTACACAAG tGATGAAAACACTAGAGCTGACTTGAAGAAACTACCAACCCTTCCCACCAAAGTACTCAAGGAGCACCCATCACTTGCATACTG TGAGGATCGAGTAATTGAATATTATAAACAACTAAAAGGAGTCTCTCGAGGACAGGCCATTGTGCA GTATTTGACATTAGTCGAATCATTGCCCACGTATGGCGTGCACTATTATGAAGTTAAG GATAAACAAGGGATCCCATGGTGGCTTGGAATCAGCTATAAAGGCATTGGACAGTATGATCTGCAGGATAAATTAAAACCTCGAAAG CTATACCAGTGGAAGCAGCTGGAAAACTTGTATTTCAGGGAGAAGAAATTTGCTGTAGAGGTTAATGATCCACACAG AAGAGCAGTAACCAAGCGCACCTTTGGGCAGACGGGCCTCCTCATCCACACATGGTACGCTAGCCATTCTCTGATCAAGACCATTTGGGTCATGGCTATTAGTCAGCACCAGTTCTACTTGGacagaaagcaaagcaaa ACTAAATTAGGAACAGCAAGGAGTGTGGAGGAAATTGCCATGGATCTCACAGAGCATGGAGGAGCGAAAATAAACAGACTGGGAGACGCAGGCCTGAAGAATAATTTTATAACAGCCAGCAATGGGAGCCTGGTGTCTACAG GTTCTGCTGACTCTGAAATGAGTGAGgaacagaagaaagagaaactctctgaactgagaaaaaaagagcaagagaTTCAAGATATTTTGGCCAAGAAGACAAAAGAGCTGAAAAAGATTTGCCTAAGAGAGGCG GAGCTTACTGGCAAGCTGCCAAAGGAGTATCCCCTCTCTTCAGGTGAAAGACCACCCCATGTCAGACGACGAGTTGGCACGGCTTTCAAGTTAGATGACCTATTCCCCTACAATGAG GATCCCTTCCTGAGGAACCTGGAGAGCAGATTTGCCCTGCAGCAAAAGATTGTGGAGGCGGCTAAGAAACTTGCAAATGAGCCAGAACTGTGCAAAACAGtcaagaagaagagaaggagaaactgtTTGGATGCCATGCAAAAACTCCAGCAGATAGAGGATGAGATGAACCAGTACAGAATCAAGAAGGGGAAAAAGCCCACGCAGCGAGCATCAGTAATCATTGCAG atGAACTCATTCGTTCAGACTGTAGCTCCCTGTCTAGTCTCCCACTGGATGATG ATGATTCCGACAGTGTCAGTCAGAGGCCACGGTCGCGCTCGGCCCAAGGTTCCCCACAGCTCAGTCCAATGCGATCGCTGGGGGCAGAATATGATTTGGAGAGACAGGGATCTCTCAGGGAAAATCACAATAACAAGAACCACAGCAG ATTAGCTTTTGACGGCGAGGAGGCTTCCCACTACTACCAGAATAAAAGAGACAACTCCTCTACCCACAGTAGTCCCTATAAAACCCTTCCCAGACCTGCTAGAGATCCACGCAGCATGCCTCCTACCCCGGTTATGACCCGCAATGCCTACAGCAGCAGCCAGCTCAG GTCAGAGGGGTCTGCTCACTGCTTCAGGCATCGCAGTGGAAGTCTGGAGTCACAACCTCGGCTGAGAAAAGACACTGACACAGAGAAGCCGGTCTTTATTTTGGCACCAGCCCACCGCAGCAACAGCACAGAGGTGTTGGAAGATTGCTCCTCCTACACCAGCCAGTCAAGTCTGGAATACTGCGGGGCAGCTAACTCCCAATACAGTACACTGGACTCCCGGACCTCAACCATGCATCGCCTCCACAGGAAAGTGGAAGTGTATGGAAATACTGGGAGCATGCCCAACTTGGTCCAGCATCATTCTGGTTGTAGTTATTCATTCGAGACCTCAGCACACTATGCACCCAGTCCCTACTATGTGGCTGGGTACCCCTGCTCAGACATGGAGCCTTACGCTAACGGTGCCTACGTGTATGAGAATGAAGTTGAAGGCCACTACAATGTCAATCCTTCCTACCAAATGAATGGGTATCATGGACATGACAGGTTCAGGCATTACAGCAGTGACAGGGCAGATAATCTTTCTCAGAATCCCTATGCAACAGTGAGGCCACCGCGGAGCAGAGAGGGGCCCAGATATGAGGTGCTAGCCAAGAACATGCAGAAGGCTCTGGTGGCAGAGCATCTGAGAGGCTGGTACCACCGAAGCAGGGGACACAGAGAAGGTGGGAGGGGGATGCTGGCTGGATGTGACTTTGACAGTGGGTCTCAGCTCAGTTTGGGCTATCAGACTATGCCGGCGGCTTTTAGCCACTCCAGCAGAACCACCTCCTTCTCCTCGG TGTCGTCAGTGGAGAGCACAGGCAACTGGCGCAACCAGCTGGCAGTCGGCCTGACAGAGTATGATACACCTGACACACCTCAACACACCCACCTTGGAGCTCATGCTTCTCCTTACAACCGCAGTCCCACACACACCAG ATTTTCTCCAGAAAACAAAGTGTCTGAAACAATGCCTAAAAAATCTGAGTCAGTTGAGGTGGTTGGTGCTGAGGCCACTAGTACAGATGAACCATCCCACACTTAA
- the frmd4bb gene encoding FERM domain-containing protein 4B isoform X2, whose translation MTEGRLCQVQLLDDRKLELLVQPKLLSYELLDLVSSHFNLKEKEFFGLAFFDDGGQRKWLQMDRRVLEHDFSKKSGPVALSFLVRFYVENITQLKDIITLELFFLNAKSAVYNGVIEVESENVFKLAANALQEAKGDYTSDENTRADLKKLPTLPTKVLKEHPSLAYCEDRVIEYYKQLKGVSRGQAIVQYLTLVESLPTYGVHYYEVKDKQGIPWWLGISYKGIGQYDLQDKLKPRKLYQWKQLENLYFREKKFAVEVNDPHRRAVTKRTFGQTGLLIHTWYASHSLIKTIWVMAISQHQFYLDRKQSKTKLGTARSVEEIAMDLTEHGGAKINRLGDAGLKNNFITASNGSLVSTGSADSEMSEEQKKEKLSELRKKEQEIQDILAKKTKELKKICLREAELTGKLPKEYPLSSGERPPHVRRRVGTAFKLDDLFPYNEDPFLRNLESRFALQQKIVEAAKKLANEPELCKTVKKKRRRNCLDAMQKLQQIEDEMNQYRIKKGKKPTQRASVIIADELIRSDCSSLSSLPLDDDDSDSVSQRPRSRSAQGSPQLSPMRSLGAEYDLERQGSLRENHNNKNHSRLAFDGEEASHYYQNKRDNSSTHSSPYKTLPRPARDPRSMPPTPVMTRNAYSSSQLRSEGSAHCFRHRSGSLESQPRLRKDTDTEKPVFILAPAHRSNSTEVLEDCSSYTSQSSLEYCGAANSQYSTLDSRTSTMHRLHRKVEVYGNTGSMPNLVQHHSGCSYSFETSAHYAPSPYYVAGYPCSDMEPYANGAYVYENEVEGHYNVNPSYQMNGYHGHDRFRHYSSDRADNLSQNPYATVRPPRSREGPRYEVLAKNMQKALVAEHLRGWYHRSRGHREGGRGMLAGCDFDSGSQLSLGYQTMPAAFSHSSRTTSFSSVSSVESTGNWRNQLAVGLTEYDTPDTPQHTHLGAHASPYNRSPTHTRFHLDGSYMSIH comes from the exons ATGACCGAAGGCAGGCTGTGTCAAGTGCAACTGTTGGATGACAGGAAGCTAGAGCTGCTGGTTCAG CCTAAGCTGCTGTCATACGAACTCCTCGACTTGGTGTCGTCCCACTTCAACCTCAAAGAGAAAGAATTCTTTGGATTAGCCTTTTTTGATGATGG TGGTCAGCGTAAGTGGTTGCAGATGGACCGCAGAGTTCTTGAACATGACTTTTCGAAGAAGTCCGGGCCCGTTGCCCTCAGCTTCTTGGTCAG GTTTTATGTGGAAAACATAACACAGCTTAAGGACATCATAACCCTGGAGCTATTCTTCCTGAATGCAAAATCTGCTGTCTACAAT GGGGTTATTGAAGTGGAAAGCGAGAACGTCTTCAAATTAGCTGCAAATGCTTTGCAG GAGGCTAAAGGAGACTACACAAG tGATGAAAACACTAGAGCTGACTTGAAGAAACTACCAACCCTTCCCACCAAAGTACTCAAGGAGCACCCATCACTTGCATACTG TGAGGATCGAGTAATTGAATATTATAAACAACTAAAAGGAGTCTCTCGAGGACAGGCCATTGTGCA GTATTTGACATTAGTCGAATCATTGCCCACGTATGGCGTGCACTATTATGAAGTTAAG GATAAACAAGGGATCCCATGGTGGCTTGGAATCAGCTATAAAGGCATTGGACAGTATGATCTGCAGGATAAATTAAAACCTCGAAAG CTATACCAGTGGAAGCAGCTGGAAAACTTGTATTTCAGGGAGAAGAAATTTGCTGTAGAGGTTAATGATCCACACAG AAGAGCAGTAACCAAGCGCACCTTTGGGCAGACGGGCCTCCTCATCCACACATGGTACGCTAGCCATTCTCTGATCAAGACCATTTGGGTCATGGCTATTAGTCAGCACCAGTTCTACTTGGacagaaagcaaagcaaa ACTAAATTAGGAACAGCAAGGAGTGTGGAGGAAATTGCCATGGATCTCACAGAGCATGGAGGAGCGAAAATAAACAGACTGGGAGACGCAGGCCTGAAGAATAATTTTATAACAGCCAGCAATGGGAGCCTGGTGTCTACAG GTTCTGCTGACTCTGAAATGAGTGAGgaacagaagaaagagaaactctctgaactgagaaaaaaagagcaagagaTTCAAGATATTTTGGCCAAGAAGACAAAAGAGCTGAAAAAGATTTGCCTAAGAGAGGCG GAGCTTACTGGCAAGCTGCCAAAGGAGTATCCCCTCTCTTCAGGTGAAAGACCACCCCATGTCAGACGACGAGTTGGCACGGCTTTCAAGTTAGATGACCTATTCCCCTACAATGAG GATCCCTTCCTGAGGAACCTGGAGAGCAGATTTGCCCTGCAGCAAAAGATTGTGGAGGCGGCTAAGAAACTTGCAAATGAGCCAGAACTGTGCAAAACAGtcaagaagaagagaaggagaaactgtTTGGATGCCATGCAAAAACTCCAGCAGATAGAGGATGAGATGAACCAGTACAGAATCAAGAAGGGGAAAAAGCCCACGCAGCGAGCATCAGTAATCATTGCAG atGAACTCATTCGTTCAGACTGTAGCTCCCTGTCTAGTCTCCCACTGGATGATG ATGATTCCGACAGTGTCAGTCAGAGGCCACGGTCGCGCTCGGCCCAAGGTTCCCCACAGCTCAGTCCAATGCGATCGCTGGGGGCAGAATATGATTTGGAGAGACAGGGATCTCTCAGGGAAAATCACAATAACAAGAACCACAGCAG ATTAGCTTTTGACGGCGAGGAGGCTTCCCACTACTACCAGAATAAAAGAGACAACTCCTCTACCCACAGTAGTCCCTATAAAACCCTTCCCAGACCTGCTAGAGATCCACGCAGCATGCCTCCTACCCCGGTTATGACCCGCAATGCCTACAGCAGCAGCCAGCTCAG GTCAGAGGGGTCTGCTCACTGCTTCAGGCATCGCAGTGGAAGTCTGGAGTCACAACCTCGGCTGAGAAAAGACACTGACACAGAGAAGCCGGTCTTTATTTTGGCACCAGCCCACCGCAGCAACAGCACAGAGGTGTTGGAAGATTGCTCCTCCTACACCAGCCAGTCAAGTCTGGAATACTGCGGGGCAGCTAACTCCCAATACAGTACACTGGACTCCCGGACCTCAACCATGCATCGCCTCCACAGGAAAGTGGAAGTGTATGGAAATACTGGGAGCATGCCCAACTTGGTCCAGCATCATTCTGGTTGTAGTTATTCATTCGAGACCTCAGCACACTATGCACCCAGTCCCTACTATGTGGCTGGGTACCCCTGCTCAGACATGGAGCCTTACGCTAACGGTGCCTACGTGTATGAGAATGAAGTTGAAGGCCACTACAATGTCAATCCTTCCTACCAAATGAATGGGTATCATGGACATGACAGGTTCAGGCATTACAGCAGTGACAGGGCAGATAATCTTTCTCAGAATCCCTATGCAACAGTGAGGCCACCGCGGAGCAGAGAGGGGCCCAGATATGAGGTGCTAGCCAAGAACATGCAGAAGGCTCTGGTGGCAGAGCATCTGAGAGGCTGGTACCACCGAAGCAGGGGACACAGAGAAGGTGGGAGGGGGATGCTGGCTGGATGTGACTTTGACAGTGGGTCTCAGCTCAGTTTGGGCTATCAGACTATGCCGGCGGCTTTTAGCCACTCCAGCAGAACCACCTCCTTCTCCTCGG TGTCGTCAGTGGAGAGCACAGGCAACTGGCGCAACCAGCTGGCAGTCGGCCTGACAGAGTATGATACACCTGACACACCTCAACACACCCACCTTGGAGCTCATGCTTCTCCTTACAACCGCAGTCCCACACACACCAG ATTTCACTTGGATGGGAGCTACATGAGCATTCACTGA
- the frmd4bb gene encoding FERM domain-containing protein 4B isoform X3, translated as MTEGRLCQVQLLDDRKLELLVQPKLLSYELLDLVSSHFNLKEKEFFGLAFFDDGGQRKWLQMDRRVLEHDFSKKSGPVALSFLVRFYVENITQLKDIITLELFFLNAKSAVYNGVIEVESENVFKLAANALQEAKGDYTSDENTRADLKKLPTLPTKVLKEHPSLAYCEDRVIEYYKQLKGVSRGQAIVQYLTLVESLPTYGVHYYEVKDKQGIPWWLGISYKGIGQYDLQDKLKPRKLYQWKQLENLYFREKKFAVEVNDPHRRAVTKRTFGQTGLLIHTWYASHSLIKTIWVMAISQHQFYLDRKQSKTKLGTARSVEEIAMDLTEHGGAKINRLGDAGLKNNFITASNGSLVSTGSADSEMSEEQKKEKLSELRKKEQEIQDILAKKTKELKKICLREAELTGKLPKEYPLSSGERPPHVRRRVGTAFKLDDLFPYNEDPFLRNLESRFALQQKIVEAAKKLANEPELCKTVKKKRRRNCLDAMQKLQQIEDEMNQYRIKKGKKPTQRASVIIADELIRSDCSSLSSLPLDDDDSDSVSQRPRSRSAQGSPQLSPMRSLGAEYDLERQGSLRENHNNKNHSRSEGSAHCFRHRSGSLESQPRLRKDTDTEKPVFILAPAHRSNSTEVLEDCSSYTSQSSLEYCGAANSQYSTLDSRTSTMHRLHRKVEVYGNTGSMPNLVQHHSGCSYSFETSAHYAPSPYYVAGYPCSDMEPYANGAYVYENEVEGHYNVNPSYQMNGYHGHDRFRHYSSDRADNLSQNPYATVRPPRSREGPRYEVLAKNMQKALVAEHLRGWYHRSRGHREGGRGMLAGCDFDSGSQLSLGYQTMPAAFSHSSRTTSFSSVSSVESTGNWRNQLAVGLTEYDTPDTPQHTHLGAHASPYNRSPTHTRFSPENKVSETMPKKSESVEVVGAEATSTDEPSHT; from the exons ATGACCGAAGGCAGGCTGTGTCAAGTGCAACTGTTGGATGACAGGAAGCTAGAGCTGCTGGTTCAG CCTAAGCTGCTGTCATACGAACTCCTCGACTTGGTGTCGTCCCACTTCAACCTCAAAGAGAAAGAATTCTTTGGATTAGCCTTTTTTGATGATGG TGGTCAGCGTAAGTGGTTGCAGATGGACCGCAGAGTTCTTGAACATGACTTTTCGAAGAAGTCCGGGCCCGTTGCCCTCAGCTTCTTGGTCAG GTTTTATGTGGAAAACATAACACAGCTTAAGGACATCATAACCCTGGAGCTATTCTTCCTGAATGCAAAATCTGCTGTCTACAAT GGGGTTATTGAAGTGGAAAGCGAGAACGTCTTCAAATTAGCTGCAAATGCTTTGCAG GAGGCTAAAGGAGACTACACAAG tGATGAAAACACTAGAGCTGACTTGAAGAAACTACCAACCCTTCCCACCAAAGTACTCAAGGAGCACCCATCACTTGCATACTG TGAGGATCGAGTAATTGAATATTATAAACAACTAAAAGGAGTCTCTCGAGGACAGGCCATTGTGCA GTATTTGACATTAGTCGAATCATTGCCCACGTATGGCGTGCACTATTATGAAGTTAAG GATAAACAAGGGATCCCATGGTGGCTTGGAATCAGCTATAAAGGCATTGGACAGTATGATCTGCAGGATAAATTAAAACCTCGAAAG CTATACCAGTGGAAGCAGCTGGAAAACTTGTATTTCAGGGAGAAGAAATTTGCTGTAGAGGTTAATGATCCACACAG AAGAGCAGTAACCAAGCGCACCTTTGGGCAGACGGGCCTCCTCATCCACACATGGTACGCTAGCCATTCTCTGATCAAGACCATTTGGGTCATGGCTATTAGTCAGCACCAGTTCTACTTGGacagaaagcaaagcaaa ACTAAATTAGGAACAGCAAGGAGTGTGGAGGAAATTGCCATGGATCTCACAGAGCATGGAGGAGCGAAAATAAACAGACTGGGAGACGCAGGCCTGAAGAATAATTTTATAACAGCCAGCAATGGGAGCCTGGTGTCTACAG GTTCTGCTGACTCTGAAATGAGTGAGgaacagaagaaagagaaactctctgaactgagaaaaaaagagcaagagaTTCAAGATATTTTGGCCAAGAAGACAAAAGAGCTGAAAAAGATTTGCCTAAGAGAGGCG GAGCTTACTGGCAAGCTGCCAAAGGAGTATCCCCTCTCTTCAGGTGAAAGACCACCCCATGTCAGACGACGAGTTGGCACGGCTTTCAAGTTAGATGACCTATTCCCCTACAATGAG GATCCCTTCCTGAGGAACCTGGAGAGCAGATTTGCCCTGCAGCAAAAGATTGTGGAGGCGGCTAAGAAACTTGCAAATGAGCCAGAACTGTGCAAAACAGtcaagaagaagagaaggagaaactgtTTGGATGCCATGCAAAAACTCCAGCAGATAGAGGATGAGATGAACCAGTACAGAATCAAGAAGGGGAAAAAGCCCACGCAGCGAGCATCAGTAATCATTGCAG atGAACTCATTCGTTCAGACTGTAGCTCCCTGTCTAGTCTCCCACTGGATGATG ATGATTCCGACAGTGTCAGTCAGAGGCCACGGTCGCGCTCGGCCCAAGGTTCCCCACAGCTCAGTCCAATGCGATCGCTGGGGGCAGAATATGATTTGGAGAGACAGGGATCTCTCAGGGAAAATCACAATAACAAGAACCACAGCAG GTCAGAGGGGTCTGCTCACTGCTTCAGGCATCGCAGTGGAAGTCTGGAGTCACAACCTCGGCTGAGAAAAGACACTGACACAGAGAAGCCGGTCTTTATTTTGGCACCAGCCCACCGCAGCAACAGCACAGAGGTGTTGGAAGATTGCTCCTCCTACACCAGCCAGTCAAGTCTGGAATACTGCGGGGCAGCTAACTCCCAATACAGTACACTGGACTCCCGGACCTCAACCATGCATCGCCTCCACAGGAAAGTGGAAGTGTATGGAAATACTGGGAGCATGCCCAACTTGGTCCAGCATCATTCTGGTTGTAGTTATTCATTCGAGACCTCAGCACACTATGCACCCAGTCCCTACTATGTGGCTGGGTACCCCTGCTCAGACATGGAGCCTTACGCTAACGGTGCCTACGTGTATGAGAATGAAGTTGAAGGCCACTACAATGTCAATCCTTCCTACCAAATGAATGGGTATCATGGACATGACAGGTTCAGGCATTACAGCAGTGACAGGGCAGATAATCTTTCTCAGAATCCCTATGCAACAGTGAGGCCACCGCGGAGCAGAGAGGGGCCCAGATATGAGGTGCTAGCCAAGAACATGCAGAAGGCTCTGGTGGCAGAGCATCTGAGAGGCTGGTACCACCGAAGCAGGGGACACAGAGAAGGTGGGAGGGGGATGCTGGCTGGATGTGACTTTGACAGTGGGTCTCAGCTCAGTTTGGGCTATCAGACTATGCCGGCGGCTTTTAGCCACTCCAGCAGAACCACCTCCTTCTCCTCGG TGTCGTCAGTGGAGAGCACAGGCAACTGGCGCAACCAGCTGGCAGTCGGCCTGACAGAGTATGATACACCTGACACACCTCAACACACCCACCTTGGAGCTCATGCTTCTCCTTACAACCGCAGTCCCACACACACCAG ATTTTCTCCAGAAAACAAAGTGTCTGAAACAATGCCTAAAAAATCTGAGTCAGTTGAGGTGGTTGGTGCTGAGGCCACTAGTACAGATGAACCATCCCACACTTAA